One Chitinophaga sp. H8 DNA window includes the following coding sequences:
- a CDS encoding 2-oxoacid:acceptor oxidoreductase subunit alpha has protein sequence MANTTIQQIEDVVIKFAGDSGDGMQLTGSQFSNNTALIGNDLSTFPDFPAEIRAPIGTLPGVSGFQLHFSSNRIFTPGDACDVLVAMNAAALKVNMKGLKKGGIIIANTDGFDAKNLRLANYPEGVNPLEDGSLADYQLHTMDVTKMTREALKDINMGMKEKDRAKNMFVLGFLYWLYDRNMENTETFLVEKFGKKPEILESNLRTLRAGYNFGDTVEAFTTRFRVEKARMEPGTYRSITGNTALSYGLVAASQKANLPIFLGTYPITPASDILHDLSKYKNFGIRTFQAEDEIAGISSAIGASYGGHMGVTTTSGPGMALKGEAMGLAVMLEIPLLIINIQRGGPSTGLPTKTEQSDLLQAYYGRNGECPMPIVAAATPADCFNGIFDAFRIAVQHMTPVIFLSDGYIANGSEPWRFPKSADLPAIEVKFKKGLEEGEETFLPYHRDENLVRPWAIPGTPGLEHRIGGLEKQNITGNVSYDAENHQLMVKIRQEKVDKIADHIPLQKIELGPEKGKVLVLGWGSTFGSIKSAVLELLEEGHEVAHAHLRHLRPFPKNLGDILHSYDKVLIPEINNGQLIRIIRDQYLIDAQGYHKIMGVPITKSELVVRIREMLA, from the coding sequence ATGGCTAATACTACGATACAACAGATAGAAGATGTTGTTATAAAATTTGCCGGGGATAGTGGAGATGGCATGCAGTTGACCGGTAGTCAGTTTTCAAATAATACCGCATTAATAGGAAATGACCTGAGTACTTTCCCGGACTTTCCGGCCGAAATACGTGCCCCGATAGGCACCTTGCCAGGCGTGAGCGGCTTCCAGCTGCATTTTTCTTCCAACCGTATTTTCACACCAGGCGATGCCTGTGATGTGCTGGTAGCCATGAATGCGGCAGCACTGAAAGTGAATATGAAAGGGCTGAAAAAAGGAGGGATCATTATTGCCAATACAGACGGCTTTGATGCCAAGAACCTGCGGCTGGCCAATTATCCCGAAGGCGTAAATCCTTTGGAAGATGGATCACTGGCTGATTATCAGCTACATACCATGGACGTTACAAAAATGACCCGGGAAGCGCTGAAGGATATTAACATGGGTATGAAGGAGAAAGACCGTGCCAAGAACATGTTTGTATTGGGCTTCCTGTACTGGCTGTACGACCGTAACATGGAGAACACGGAAACTTTCCTCGTGGAGAAGTTTGGTAAAAAACCGGAGATACTGGAAAGTAACCTCCGTACCCTGCGTGCCGGTTATAACTTCGGAGATACGGTAGAGGCGTTTACCACGCGTTTCCGTGTGGAGAAAGCCCGTATGGAACCGGGTACTTACCGCAGCATTACCGGAAATACAGCCCTTTCTTATGGGCTGGTGGCAGCTTCCCAAAAAGCGAACCTACCTATTTTTCTGGGTACTTATCCTATTACACCGGCATCAGACATCCTGCATGACCTGAGTAAATATAAAAACTTCGGTATCCGTACTTTCCAGGCAGAAGACGAAATTGCGGGCATTAGCTCGGCGATTGGCGCTTCTTATGGTGGGCATATGGGTGTAACCACCACTTCCGGCCCTGGTATGGCCCTGAAAGGGGAAGCCATGGGGCTGGCAGTAATGCTGGAAATACCGCTGCTGATCATTAATATTCAGCGTGGAGGCCCTTCTACGGGATTACCTACCAAAACGGAACAGTCGGATTTGTTGCAGGCTTATTACGGCCGTAACGGAGAATGCCCGATGCCGATCGTTGCGGCAGCCACCCCTGCTGATTGCTTCAACGGCATATTTGATGCCTTCAGGATTGCCGTACAGCACATGACACCGGTGATCTTCCTGAGCGATGGTTATATTGCCAATGGTTCTGAACCCTGGAGATTCCCTAAGAGCGCCGACTTACCAGCTATTGAAGTGAAATTCAAAAAGGGACTGGAAGAAGGAGAAGAAACCTTCTTACCTTATCACCGGGATGAAAACCTGGTACGCCCCTGGGCAATACCTGGTACACCTGGACTGGAACACCGTATTGGCGGGCTTGAAAAGCAAAACATCACCGGTAATGTGAGCTATGATGCAGAAAATCACCAGCTCATGGTTAAGATCCGCCAGGAAAAAGTAGATAAAATAGCGGACCATATCCCTCTGCAAAAGATTGAACTGGGCCCTGAAAAAGGTAAAGTACTGGTATTGGGATGGGGCTCTACTTTTGGATCTATTAAAAGTGCCGTGCTGGAATTGCTGGAAGAAGGCCATGAAGTGGCACATGCCCATCTCCGTCACCTTCGCCCTTTCCCTAAGAATCTGGGAGATATCCTGCACAGCTATGATAAGGTGTTGATCCCTGAAATCAATAACGGACAGCTGATCCGCATTATCCGTGATCAGTATCTGATTGATGCACAGGGATATCATAAGATCATGGGCGTACCTATTACCAAGAGTGAATTGGTAGTAAGGATCCGTGAGATGCTTGCATAA
- a CDS encoding Bax inhibitor-1/YccA family protein has protein sequence MAIFESNNPVLKQKTFEEASRIHDGGVMTIGGTVNKVAFLLLMVMAAAVYSWGLFSKGENVTPFMIGGAIGGFILALVIIFKKEWAPYLAPAYALAEGLFLGAISAYYGSLYEGIVLQAVGLTFGTFLAMLALYKFQVIRATEKFRAIIITATAGIAIFYLIAMVLRMFNINIPFLHEGSTFGIIFSFVVVGIAALNLILDFDMIENGAAQGAPKYFEWFAGFGLLVTLVWLYLEILRLLAKLNRR, from the coding sequence ATGGCAATTTTTGAATCGAATAACCCTGTACTGAAACAAAAAACCTTTGAAGAAGCTTCCCGTATACACGATGGCGGAGTAATGACCATCGGAGGTACCGTAAATAAAGTAGCTTTTTTACTGCTGATGGTAATGGCTGCTGCAGTTTATTCCTGGGGACTGTTTTCCAAAGGTGAAAATGTAACACCTTTTATGATAGGTGGTGCTATTGGTGGTTTTATACTCGCACTGGTCATTATATTTAAGAAAGAATGGGCACCATACCTGGCTCCGGCCTATGCTCTGGCAGAAGGTTTATTCCTGGGTGCTATCTCCGCTTACTATGGCAGCCTGTATGAAGGTATTGTATTGCAGGCGGTAGGACTTACTTTTGGTACCTTCCTGGCTATGCTGGCATTGTATAAGTTCCAGGTGATCCGTGCTACTGAAAAATTCAGGGCCATTATTATCACTGCTACTGCCGGTATCGCTATATTTTATTTAATTGCGATGGTCCTGCGTATGTTTAATATCAATATTCCTTTCCTTCATGAAGGCAGCACCTTTGGTATTATATTCTCCTTTGTGGTGGTAGGTATCGCAGCGCTGAACCTGATCCTGGATTTTGACATGATCGAAAACGGTGCGGCACAGGGAGCTCCCAAATACTTCGAATGGTTTGCAGGTTTTGGCCTCCTCGTTACCCTGGTATGGTTATACCTGGAAATACTCCGTTTGCTGGCCAAACTGAACAGAAGATAA
- a CDS encoding carboxypeptidase-like regulatory domain-containing protein — translation MKNLKLTMIALATVAFGTFSFKGIDGGSITGKVTPADAATEAWAIQGTDTLKTAVSDGAFTFQDAKAGSYTVMVAAKTPFKPAVLNDVKVEDGKATDLGEIKLSE, via the coding sequence ATGAAAAACTTAAAATTAACAATGATAGCACTTGCCACTGTAGCATTTGGCACCTTTTCATTTAAAGGTATTGACGGTGGATCTATTACAGGTAAAGTAACACCTGCTGATGCTGCTACAGAAGCCTGGGCTATCCAGGGAACAGATACACTAAAAACAGCCGTATCTGATGGCGCTTTCACTTTTCAGGATGCCAAAGCAGGCTCCTACACCGTAATGGTAGCTGCAAAAACACCATTTAAACCAGCAGTACTGAACGATGTAAAAGTGGAAGACGGGAAAGCAACTGATCTTGGTGAGATCAAGCTATCTGAATAA
- a CDS encoding head GIN domain-containing protein, whose translation MRYPFLKNDIKKQVVVTYTSLSISWLLLMIAIFSFILSGCRRDTIVGSGHVITEERPIDPFSEVTVDGSFDIQLTQDGNQPLKIEAEDNVMRVVETYVSGNTLRIKIKDHTNLRRYKTIQVYVHSAAFNRVIFSGSGSLNTTDTIRASKFTYELNGSASANLTLNADQIATIINGSGNMRFKGKANSYNSEINGSGDINGLDLLTHNASLTVHGSGDQSISVDTQLDVNIYGSGNVQYKGNPGKVNSNVQGSGKVIKR comes from the coding sequence ATGAGATACCCCTTCCTCAAAAATGACATAAAAAAACAAGTGGTGGTAACATACACCAGCCTGAGTATTAGCTGGTTATTACTGATGATTGCCATATTCAGCTTTATCTTGTCCGGCTGCAGGCGGGATACGATCGTTGGTTCCGGGCATGTTATTACAGAAGAACGTCCTATTGATCCTTTCTCCGAAGTAACTGTTGATGGTTCATTCGATATACAACTGACGCAAGACGGTAACCAGCCCCTTAAAATTGAGGCAGAAGACAATGTAATGCGGGTAGTAGAAACCTACGTAAGCGGCAATACCCTGCGGATAAAAATAAAAGACCATACTAATCTCCGCCGTTATAAAACAATACAGGTATATGTTCACAGCGCTGCTTTTAACCGGGTTATTTTCTCCGGAAGCGGCTCACTCAATACAACGGATACCATACGGGCCAGCAAGTTTACCTACGAGCTGAATGGCAGCGCTTCTGCTAATCTGACCCTGAATGCCGACCAGATAGCAACCATTATTAACGGATCCGGTAATATGCGTTTTAAAGGCAAAGCCAATAGTTATAATAGTGAAATTAACGGTAGCGGCGATATCAATGGACTGGATCTGCTTACCCATAATGCTTCTCTCACTGTGCATGGCTCCGGGGATCAAAGCATCAGTGTTGATACCCAACTGGATGTGAATATTTATGGCAGCGGTAATGTACAGTACAAAGGCAATCCCGGCAAGGTCAATTCCAATGTACAAGGCTCCGGTAAAGTAATTAAACGCTGA
- a CDS encoding RNA polymerase sigma factor, whose translation MLTIKNTSPVIDDGTHTPNSVKSYFCTMPENTRLHELLAENEQAFIEALFKAYFPMVCKTIYRLVQDAPVAEDLAQELFIKIWNKRNSLQDIYFKAYLHKSAINMALDYLDKTRRKGQHTPLDETMVLVQSAHSGQNIQQTKIHIQEAINRLPEKCREIFILSRYEEMSYREIADTLNISVKTVENQVITALKKLRVSLQEYLQAYLLVIATPLYPLFLNF comes from the coding sequence ATGCTAACAATTAAAAACACATCTCCTGTTATCGACGATGGCACACATACACCCAATAGTGTGAAAAGCTATTTTTGTACTATGCCGGAAAATACCAGGTTACATGAACTGTTAGCCGAAAATGAACAGGCATTTATAGAAGCTTTGTTCAAGGCCTATTTCCCTATGGTATGCAAAACCATTTACAGGCTGGTACAGGATGCTCCTGTTGCAGAAGACCTGGCACAGGAACTGTTTATTAAAATATGGAATAAACGTAACAGCCTGCAGGATATTTATTTCAAAGCCTATCTCCATAAGTCTGCTATTAATATGGCCCTGGATTACCTGGATAAAACCAGGCGAAAAGGGCAGCATACGCCCCTGGATGAAACAATGGTATTGGTGCAATCCGCACATTCCGGACAAAACATCCAGCAAACTAAAATACATATTCAGGAGGCTATTAACCGCCTGCCGGAAAAATGCAGGGAAATATTCATCCTCAGCCGGTATGAAGAAATGTCTTATCGCGAAATTGCAGACACCTTAAATATTTCTGTCAAAACAGTAGAAAACCAGGTGATCACCGCACTGAAAAAATTACGGGTTTCGCTGCAGGAATATCTGCAGGCATATCTGCTGGTGATAGCGACACCACTTTACCCTTTATTTTTAAACTTTTAA
- a CDS encoding FecR family protein produces the protein MHHMIDQIDTLIARSIENTITPAEQAQLDNWLQEDVANRQYFETLKNTWLFAGKSNPNYTPDTIHNWERFQQRVAEQGTTPQPRFVITYRNIFRVAAALIVLAGATLLYLLFFTQYDTTVLTAVGEKKQITLPDGTAVFMNQGSSIEYAPGFSGAERTVRLQGEAFFEVTQQAAKPFVVLTSISKTKVLGTSFDIKAYDGQAVEIAVLSGKVAFSDKKGKESPVTLATGHKAILQSGQNIRQIPIADPNFMAWKENRLLFQDTPLSTVIGTLESYFNVDITVITPEVLTYKYTGSFDAPRLEETLNAICTSANLTWTKEKDQYKISTKIP, from the coding sequence ATGCATCATATGATTGACCAGATAGATACGCTCATTGCCCGCTCCATTGAAAACACCATCACTCCTGCAGAACAGGCGCAGCTGGATAACTGGCTGCAGGAAGATGTGGCCAACCGGCAATATTTTGAAACACTGAAAAACACCTGGTTGTTTGCCGGCAAATCCAATCCGAATTATACGCCTGATACCATCCACAACTGGGAGCGTTTTCAGCAACGGGTGGCCGAACAAGGTACTACCCCACAGCCCCGCTTTGTAATCACTTACCGCAACATTTTCAGGGTGGCGGCAGCGCTTATTGTTCTGGCTGGGGCTACGCTGCTGTACCTGCTTTTCTTTACGCAATATGATACTACTGTTCTCACCGCAGTGGGAGAGAAAAAACAAATAACCCTACCAGATGGTACCGCAGTATTTATGAACCAGGGAAGCAGTATAGAATATGCGCCGGGGTTTTCCGGTGCAGAAAGAACAGTACGTTTACAGGGGGAAGCCTTCTTTGAAGTAACGCAGCAGGCGGCCAAACCATTTGTAGTACTTACCTCCATCTCTAAAACAAAGGTGCTGGGTACCTCTTTTGATATAAAGGCATATGATGGACAGGCGGTAGAAATAGCGGTATTAAGCGGGAAAGTAGCTTTCTCTGACAAAAAAGGGAAGGAGTCTCCCGTTACGCTGGCTACCGGTCATAAAGCTATTTTACAGTCCGGCCAGAATATCCGGCAGATTCCAATAGCAGACCCTAACTTTATGGCCTGGAAAGAAAACAGGCTACTTTTCCAGGATACCCCATTGTCAACCGTAATAGGTACCCTGGAAAGCTATTTCAACGTGGATATCACGGTCATTACCCCGGAAGTTTTAACGTACAAATACACAGGCAGTTTTGATGCACCCCGGCTGGAAGAAACATTAAACGCTATCTGTACATCGGCAAACCTTACCTGGACAAAAGAAAAAGACCAATATAAAATAAGTACGAAAATACCGTAA